The following are encoded together in the bacterium genome:
- a CDS encoding hydantoinase/oxoprolinase family protein — protein MHPTWRVGVDVGGTFTDLVLVHDGGITLDKHPTTPRDQSEGVLGGLRQLAARHELDLAGLLARTAMIVHGTTTADNTMIEMSGAVTGLVTSDGHRDEIEIRRGYKEDIWDPALPPPKPICPRRQRYGVPERLDYEGNVVVPLDEEAVRRALRRMTKQGVESLAVCLLFAFVNPAHERRVRELAAEELPGVMVSLSHEVMPSAPEFERTSTTLVNAYVGPKIERYLSRLDARLREAGFAGELLIMQSNGGVMPGGYVAQRAVAVMGSGPAGGVMGAVHVAGASRIRDFVSVDMGGTSYDVCLVRDGAPEVKTGWNWHHRYLVGLPMVEVETVGAGGGSIARVEAGALKVGPRSAGAEPGPVCYGRGGTEPTVTDANVVLGLLNPDRFCGGSMRLDAEGATAAIREKLAKPLGLSVVEAAEGVFRIVNANMANAVRKASARRGVDPRGLTLVVYGGNGPVHAGMQAAELGIARIFVPKLSPAFSALGLLLTDHVVDELRSYVTPTSRVDLARVNRLYAEMEAAAQAALAGGGAGRRRKVRSERLVALCYPGQTFDMPVPLAGKGEVTARTIARTVERFHAMHEALHTYASRDQEPILRGLRVTAQALDEKPALPRLGRRTKASPRLGARKAFLAGRWVATPVWSGPTLAPGQTIPGPAIVEEPFTTIVVYPGQRASVDAHGNYTITTGRG, from the coding sequence GTGCATCCGACCTGGCGCGTCGGCGTCGACGTCGGCGGCACCTTCACCGACCTCGTCCTCGTGCACGACGGCGGCATCACGCTCGACAAGCACCCGACCACGCCCCGCGACCAGTCCGAGGGCGTGCTGGGCGGCCTGCGCCAGCTGGCGGCGCGGCACGAGCTCGATCTGGCCGGGCTGCTCGCGCGCACCGCGATGATCGTCCACGGCACCACCACCGCCGACAACACCATGATCGAGATGTCGGGCGCGGTGACCGGGCTCGTCACCAGCGACGGCCATCGCGACGAGATCGAGATCCGCCGCGGCTACAAGGAGGACATCTGGGACCCGGCGCTGCCGCCGCCGAAGCCGATCTGCCCGCGCCGCCAGCGCTACGGCGTGCCCGAGCGGCTCGACTACGAGGGCAACGTCGTGGTGCCGCTCGACGAGGAGGCGGTGCGCCGCGCGCTGCGCCGCATGACGAAGCAGGGCGTCGAGTCGCTGGCCGTCTGCCTGCTGTTCGCGTTCGTCAACCCGGCGCACGAGCGCCGCGTGCGCGAGCTCGCCGCCGAGGAGCTGCCCGGGGTCATGGTGTCGCTGTCGCACGAGGTGATGCCGTCGGCGCCCGAGTTCGAGCGCACCAGCACGACGCTGGTGAACGCCTACGTCGGGCCGAAGATCGAGCGCTACCTCTCGCGGCTCGACGCGCGCCTGCGCGAGGCAGGGTTCGCGGGCGAGCTCCTCATCATGCAGTCGAACGGCGGCGTCATGCCGGGCGGCTACGTCGCGCAGCGCGCGGTGGCGGTGATGGGCTCGGGGCCGGCGGGCGGCGTCATGGGCGCGGTGCACGTCGCGGGCGCGTCTAGGATCCGCGACTTCGTCTCGGTCGACATGGGCGGCACCAGCTACGACGTCTGCCTGGTGCGCGACGGCGCGCCCGAGGTGAAGACGGGCTGGAACTGGCATCATCGCTACCTCGTCGGCCTGCCGATGGTGGAGGTCGAGACCGTCGGCGCGGGCGGCGGCTCGATCGCGCGCGTCGAGGCCGGCGCGCTGAAGGTCGGGCCGCGCAGCGCGGGCGCCGAGCCGGGGCCCGTCTGCTACGGCCGCGGCGGCACCGAGCCCACGGTCACCGACGCCAACGTCGTCCTCGGGCTGCTCAATCCCGACCGCTTCTGCGGCGGCAGCATGCGGCTCGACGCCGAGGGTGCGACGGCGGCGATCCGCGAGAAGCTGGCGAAGCCGCTCGGGCTGTCCGTCGTCGAGGCGGCGGAGGGCGTCTTTCGCATCGTCAACGCCAACATGGCGAACGCGGTCCGCAAGGCGTCGGCGCGGCGCGGCGTCGACCCGCGCGGGCTGACGCTGGTGGTGTACGGCGGCAACGGCCCCGTGCACGCCGGCATGCAGGCGGCGGAGCTCGGCATCGCGCGCATCTTCGTGCCGAAGCTGTCGCCGGCGTTCTCGGCGCTCGGGCTGCTGCTCACCGACCACGTCGTCGACGAGCTGCGCTCCTACGTGACGCCCACGTCGCGCGTCGACCTCGCGCGCGTGAACCGGCTCTACGCCGAGATGGAGGCGGCGGCGCAGGCGGCGCTGGCGGGCGGCGGCGCGGGCCGCCGGCGCAAGGTGCGCTCCGAGCGTCTGGTCGCCCTCTGCTACCCCGGCCAGACGTTCGACATGCCGGTGCCGCTGGCCGGCAAGGGCGAGGTGACGGCGCGCACCATCGCGCGGACCGTCGAGCGCTTCCACGCCATGCACGAGGCGCTGCACACGTACGCCAGCCGCGACCAGGAGCCGATCCTGCGCGGCCTGCGCGTCACCGCGCAGGCGCTCGACGAGAAGCCGGCCCTGCCGCGCCTCGGCCGCCGCACCAAGGCGAGCCCGCGGCTCGGCGCGCGCAAGGCGTTCCTCGCCGGGCGCTGGGTGGCGACGCCGGTCTGGTCGGGGCCGACGCTGGCGCCGGGCCAGACGATCCCCGGGCCGGCGATCGTCGAGGAGCCGTTCACGACCATCGTCGTCTATCCGGGCCAGCGCGCCAGCGTCGACGCGCACGGCAACTACACGATCACCACCGGCCGCGGCTGA
- the hrpB gene encoding ATP-dependent helicase HrpB: MTAERSIDPLLPAIVDAARHVGCLVLRAAPGAGKTTRVPGALLDAGLAGGKRVVVLEPRRIAARAAAGFVAAERGGTVGGEVGYRVRFESRGSAATRLWFLTEGVFSRDLARDPFLEEVGVVVLDEFHERHLQGDLALAVVRELRATVRPDLRLVVMSATLAADALSRHLGDAPVLVAEGRTWPVAQTWLPPPPGRRLHDHVATALGGLVGAPDDDGGDVLVFLPGAAEIRRTAEALAPLCRARGIDVVTLHGDQPLDEQQRALRRGPRRRVVLATNVAETALTVDGVTSVVDSGLARSVRFDARHGLDRLVLAPISQASAIQRAGRAGRTAPGRCVQLWSEAEHAGRRAHDPPEIRRLDLARPLLELRAWGLRDARTLGWLDPPPEASLAHAERLLVTLGAVDPASGDLTDVGRRLLALPAAPRLARMQLAAADAGCARSGALLAALAGERDIVAAQRTFGAGTADFPPGPSDLLLRLELFEDAARRGLGADACRALGLDPRAVHAVERARRQLVRGAAPDRDDDPARLLCCVLAGFPDRVARRRAPGSDRAVLVGGVGAVLDAASVVREAELFVAVDLEGGRGADARVRMASAVERAWLETAFPGAVTRGEELTFDAARGAVVARHVTRYQDLVLAERVRGDVDPRAAGVLLGDALTRDAGRLATLAAPHEALLARLRFLAEAMPELALPADPLALFAEAARAAAAGQTRAAAVAAADLGGMLRGLLSAPQRRALEREAPSHWTLPTERAAPIIYETGRPPHVAARIQECFGLTATPRLGGGRVPLVFELLSPAHRPVQVTDDLASFWRNGYFDVRRELRGRYPRHPWPDDPLAAPPTARAKRRGT; this comes from the coding sequence ATGACGGCCGAGCGGTCGATCGACCCCCTCCTGCCGGCGATCGTGGACGCCGCCCGGCATGTGGGCTGCCTGGTCCTGCGGGCCGCGCCGGGCGCCGGCAAGACCACGCGCGTGCCGGGCGCGCTGCTCGACGCCGGCCTCGCGGGCGGCAAGCGTGTCGTCGTGCTCGAGCCGCGTCGCATCGCGGCGCGGGCCGCGGCCGGCTTCGTGGCCGCGGAGCGCGGCGGCACGGTCGGCGGCGAGGTCGGCTACCGCGTCCGCTTCGAGTCGCGCGGCAGCGCGGCGACGCGGCTCTGGTTCCTCACCGAGGGCGTGTTCTCGCGTGACCTGGCGCGCGATCCGTTCCTCGAGGAGGTCGGCGTGGTGGTGCTCGACGAGTTCCACGAGCGCCACCTCCAGGGCGACCTCGCGCTCGCCGTCGTGCGCGAGCTGCGCGCGACCGTGCGCCCCGACCTGCGCCTCGTCGTCATGTCGGCGACGCTCGCCGCCGACGCGCTCTCGCGCCACCTCGGCGACGCGCCGGTGCTGGTCGCCGAGGGCCGCACCTGGCCGGTGGCGCAGACCTGGCTGCCGCCGCCGCCCGGCCGGCGCCTGCACGACCACGTCGCGACGGCGCTCGGCGGCCTCGTCGGCGCGCCCGACGACGACGGCGGCGACGTCCTCGTCTTCCTCCCCGGCGCCGCCGAGATCCGCCGCACCGCCGAGGCGCTCGCGCCGCTCTGCCGGGCGCGCGGCATCGACGTCGTCACGCTGCACGGCGACCAGCCGCTCGACGAGCAGCAGCGCGCGCTGCGCCGCGGGCCGCGCCGCCGCGTCGTGCTCGCCACCAACGTCGCCGAGACGGCGCTGACGGTCGACGGCGTCACCAGCGTCGTCGACTCCGGGCTCGCGCGCAGCGTCCGCTTCGACGCGCGTCACGGGCTCGACCGGCTCGTGCTGGCGCCGATCAGCCAGGCGTCGGCGATCCAGCGCGCCGGCCGCGCCGGCCGCACGGCGCCGGGCCGCTGCGTGCAGCTGTGGAGCGAGGCGGAGCACGCGGGACGGCGCGCCCATGATCCGCCGGAGATCCGCCGTCTCGACCTGGCGCGGCCGCTGCTCGAGCTGCGCGCCTGGGGGCTGCGCGACGCGCGCACGCTGGGCTGGCTCGATCCGCCCCCGGAGGCGTCGCTGGCGCACGCCGAGCGGCTGCTGGTGACGCTCGGTGCGGTCGACCCCGCGAGCGGCGACCTCACCGACGTCGGCCGCCGGCTGCTGGCGCTGCCCGCGGCGCCGCGGCTGGCGCGCATGCAGCTCGCCGCCGCCGACGCCGGCTGCGCGCGCTCGGGCGCCCTCCTCGCCGCGCTCGCCGGCGAGCGCGACATCGTCGCGGCGCAGCGCACCTTCGGCGCGGGCACCGCCGACTTCCCGCCCGGCCCGTCCGACCTGCTGCTGCGTCTCGAGCTGTTCGAGGACGCCGCGCGCCGCGGCCTCGGTGCCGACGCCTGCCGTGCGCTCGGGCTCGATCCGCGCGCCGTGCATGCCGTCGAGCGCGCGCGCCGCCAGCTCGTGCGCGGTGCGGCACCCGATCGCGACGACGATCCCGCGCGCCTCCTCTGCTGCGTGCTGGCCGGCTTTCCCGATCGCGTCGCCCGCCGCCGCGCGCCTGGCTCCGATCGCGCCGTGCTGGTCGGCGGCGTCGGCGCGGTGCTCGACGCCGCCAGCGTCGTGCGCGAGGCGGAGCTGTTCGTCGCCGTCGACCTCGAGGGCGGGCGCGGCGCCGACGCGCGCGTGCGCATGGCCAGCGCCGTCGAGCGCGCCTGGCTCGAGACCGCCTTCCCCGGTGCGGTCACACGCGGCGAGGAGCTGACCTTCGATGCGGCGCGCGGCGCCGTCGTCGCCCGCCACGTGACGCGCTATCAGGACCTCGTCCTCGCCGAGCGCGTGCGCGGCGACGTCGACCCGCGCGCCGCCGGGGTCCTCCTCGGCGACGCCCTCACCCGCGACGCCGGGCGCCTCGCGACCCTCGCCGCGCCGCACGAGGCGCTGCTCGCGCGCCTGCGCTTCCTCGCCGAGGCCATGCCCGAGCTGGCCTTGCCGGCCGATCCGCTCGCGCTCTTCGCCGAGGCGGCGCGCGCCGCCGCCGCCGGGCAGACGCGCGCCGCCGCGGTCGCCGCCGCCGACCTCGGCGGCATGCTCCGCGGCCTCCTGTCGGCGCCGCAGCGCCGCGCCCTCGAGCGCGAGGCGCCGTCGCACTGGACGCTGCCGACCGAGCGCGCCGCGCCGATCATCTACGAGACGGGGCGTCCGCCGCACGTTGCCGCGCGCATCCAGGAGTGCTTCGGCCTCACCGCGACGCCGCGCCTCGGCGGCGGCCGCGTGCCGCTGGTCTTCGAGCTGCTCTCGCCCGCGCACCGCCCGGTGCAGGTGACCGACGACCTCGCGAGCTTCTGGCGCAACGGCTACTTCGACGTGCGCCGCGAGCTGCGCGGCCGCTACCCGCGCCATCCCTGGCCCGACGACCCGCTCGCCGCGCCGCCGACGGCGCGCGCCAAGCGTCGCGGCACGTGA
- a CDS encoding MBL fold metallo-hydrolase, which yields MPSDPHPMVTTDPGTAKPDFFGPAAPITDDVFIHPAFINTYALRTPDGLVLIDPGFGHNSDRLQRKLRAWSAAPLHTAVYTHGHADHAFGLRAFLQAGERPEIVAQENCVARFHRYRLMHGQNARINQRQFSLPGPMFPQEFDWPTLLVRDRMGQRLGDLDVTYHAARGETDDHLWVWVEQGRYLFTGDLVIWQAPNCGNPQKVQRYPEEWADALEAMAGLEAEWLFPGHGLVVHGRAAVRQLLTETARYLRVIVDQVRERLNLGETADEIVHAVEPDPELATRPFLRATYDHPKFIVRNLLRLWGGWWNGVASDLLPAPLAAQAGVIAELAGGTGAIVARGRAFLAAGDATMAAHCAEWATQASPSDAEAQALKRDVYRKLTDDAEALMARGIYRAAMQDAQRALGEEPAMELDGGMSVLGGRRH from the coding sequence ATGCCGTCCGACCCGCACCCGATGGTGACGACCGACCCGGGCACCGCCAAGCCCGACTTCTTCGGCCCTGCGGCCCCGATCACCGACGACGTCTTCATCCATCCCGCGTTCATCAACACGTACGCGCTGCGGACGCCGGACGGCCTCGTGCTGATCGACCCCGGCTTCGGCCACAACAGCGACCGCCTGCAGCGCAAGCTGCGCGCCTGGAGCGCCGCGCCGCTGCACACGGCGGTCTATACCCACGGCCACGCCGACCACGCCTTCGGGCTGCGCGCCTTCCTGCAGGCGGGCGAGCGTCCCGAGATCGTGGCGCAGGAGAACTGCGTCGCCCGCTTCCATCGCTACCGGCTCATGCACGGGCAGAACGCGCGCATCAACCAGCGGCAGTTCAGCCTCCCCGGGCCGATGTTCCCGCAGGAGTTCGACTGGCCGACGCTGCTGGTGCGCGACCGCATGGGCCAGCGCCTCGGCGACCTCGACGTGACCTATCACGCCGCCCGCGGCGAGACCGACGACCATCTGTGGGTGTGGGTCGAGCAGGGCCGCTATCTCTTCACCGGCGACCTGGTCATCTGGCAGGCGCCGAACTGCGGCAATCCGCAGAAGGTGCAGCGCTACCCCGAGGAGTGGGCCGACGCGCTCGAGGCGATGGCCGGCCTCGAGGCCGAGTGGCTGTTCCCCGGCCACGGCCTCGTCGTGCACGGCCGCGCCGCCGTCCGCCAGCTGCTGACCGAGACGGCGCGCTACCTCCGCGTCATCGTCGACCAGGTGCGCGAGCGCCTGAACCTCGGCGAGACGGCCGACGAGATCGTCCACGCCGTCGAGCCCGACCCGGAGCTGGCGACGCGCCCGTTCCTGCGCGCGACCTACGACCACCCGAAGTTCATCGTGCGCAACCTGCTGCGGCTGTGGGGCGGGTGGTGGAACGGCGTCGCGTCCGACCTGCTGCCGGCGCCGCTGGCGGCGCAGGCGGGCGTCATCGCGGAGCTGGCGGGCGGCACGGGTGCGATCGTCGCGCGCGGCCGGGCGTTCCTCGCGGCGGGCGACGCGACCATGGCCGCGCACTGCGCCGAGTGGGCGACGCAGGCGTCGCCGTCGGATGCCGAGGCACAGGCGCTGAAGCGCGACGTCTACCGCAAGCTCACCGACGACGCCGAGGCGCTGATGGCGCGCGGCATCTACCGCGCCGCGATGCAGGACGCGCAGCGGGCGCTGGGCGAGGAGCCGGCGATGGAGCTCGACGGCGGGATGAGCGTGCTCGGCGGCCGGCGGCACTGA
- a CDS encoding HEPN domain-containing protein has protein sequence MTSLSLAHSCFDKARKRLRALRVLLEDEAYSDVVCEAQELVEPALKGMLRFIGLEPPKWHDVGPLVLEHRERLPASVAAAAERPAEISYRLRQEREFAFYGDDEFIPTDEYTRDEAQAALDDACFVLSMLDAFQGPD, from the coding sequence ATGACGAGCCTCTCGCTCGCCCACAGCTGCTTCGACAAGGCGCGGAAGCGCCTGCGCGCGCTGCGCGTGCTGCTCGAGGACGAGGCCTACTCCGACGTCGTGTGCGAGGCGCAGGAGCTCGTGGAGCCGGCGCTGAAGGGAATGCTGCGCTTCATCGGCCTCGAGCCGCCCAAGTGGCACGACGTCGGTCCACTCGTCCTCGAGCACCGGGAGCGGCTGCCGGCTTCGGTCGCTGCGGCCGCCGAGCGCCCGGCCGAGATCTCGTATCGACTGCGACAGGAGCGCGAGTTCGCCTTCTACGGTGACGACGAATTCATCCCGACCGACGAATACACCCGCGACGAGGCGCAGGCCGCACTCGACGACGCGTGCTTCGTGCTGTCGATGCTCGACGCGTTCCAGGGCCCGGACTGA
- a CDS encoding nucleotidyltransferase domain-containing protein produces MPETLTVGHPFLRRVVEALDQTYGARLASVAVFGSVARGSARPDSDLDLFVVVDGLPPSRRARLRTFDAVEQHLAAALRDLARRGVHTRLAPLLRTPDEAVIATPLMLDLTEDAVMLVDRDGLLATALAALRTRLARAGARRIWRGTQWYWDLKPDFRRGDIVRI; encoded by the coding sequence GTGCCGGAGACGCTCACCGTCGGCCATCCGTTTCTCCGCAGGGTGGTCGAGGCGCTGGATCAGACCTACGGCGCGCGGCTTGCGTCGGTGGCGGTCTTCGGCTCCGTGGCGCGCGGCTCGGCGCGGCCGGACTCGGATCTCGACCTCTTCGTCGTCGTCGACGGTCTGCCCCCGTCGCGACGGGCACGCCTGCGGACGTTCGACGCCGTCGAGCAGCACCTCGCTGCCGCGCTTCGGGATCTGGCTCGTCGCGGGGTGCACACACGTCTCGCGCCCCTGCTCCGCACGCCGGACGAGGCCGTGATCGCGACCCCGCTCATGCTCGACCTCACCGAAGATGCCGTGATGCTGGTGGACAGGGACGGCCTGCTGGCGACGGCCCTCGCCGCGCTGCGCACCCGGCTCGCGCGCGCCGGCGCCCGCCGCATCTGGCGCGGCACGCAGTGGTATTGGGACTTGAAGCCCGATTTTCGCCGCGGCGACATCGTGCGGATATGA
- a CDS encoding MBL fold metallo-hydrolase translates to MSTPEAARTREVADGVWQVCLPLPMRPTIVNVWLVRGELGWTLVDTGMHTGDSLRALEGALAGVGIGFRDLARIVCTHHHMDHFGTSGPLRERTGAEIWLHPLEAERAAAAAHHTGEDAGWFRRVGVPEVPPEKRMPGMRTIVGNLYCPAVPDQLLADGDELALGGRWFDVVWTPGHTPGHCVLLLQPDRVLFVGDHLLPKITPHVGIQPGGPENPLGDFLASHEKIKRLDVRLVCPAHGGVYEDAHRRAVQLIDFHRVRKLAMLELLRKRPMTPYEVALDAFAISPDNRFQVTAATSETLAHLELLRFEGRALRSDDDGVVRYRAR, encoded by the coding sequence GTGAGCACGCCGGAGGCGGCGAGGACGCGCGAGGTGGCGGACGGCGTCTGGCAGGTGTGCCTGCCGCTGCCGATGCGGCCCACCATCGTCAACGTCTGGCTGGTGCGCGGCGAGCTCGGCTGGACGCTCGTCGACACCGGCATGCACACCGGCGACAGCCTGCGGGCGCTCGAGGGCGCGCTCGCCGGCGTCGGCATCGGCTTCCGCGACCTCGCGCGCATCGTCTGCACGCACCATCACATGGACCACTTCGGCACCTCGGGTCCGCTGCGCGAGCGCACCGGCGCGGAGATCTGGCTGCACCCGCTCGAAGCCGAACGCGCCGCCGCGGCCGCGCACCACACGGGCGAGGACGCCGGGTGGTTCCGCCGCGTCGGCGTGCCCGAGGTGCCGCCCGAGAAGCGCATGCCCGGCATGCGCACGATCGTCGGCAATCTCTACTGCCCGGCCGTGCCCGATCAGCTGCTCGCCGACGGCGACGAGCTGGCGCTCGGCGGCCGCTGGTTCGACGTCGTCTGGACGCCCGGCCACACGCCGGGCCACTGCGTGCTGCTGCTGCAGCCCGACCGCGTGCTCTTCGTCGGCGACCACCTGCTGCCGAAGATCACGCCCCACGTCGGCATCCAGCCCGGCGGCCCGGAGAACCCGCTCGGCGACTTCCTCGCCTCGCACGAGAAGATCAAGCGGCTCGACGTGCGCCTCGTCTGCCCCGCGCACGGCGGCGTCTACGAGGACGCCCACCGCCGCGCCGTGCAGCTCATCGACTTCCACCGCGTGCGCAAGCTCGCGATGCTCGAGCTGCTGCGCAAGCGCCCGATGACGCCCTACGAGGTCGCCCTCGACGCCTTCGCGATCAGCCCCGACAACCGCTTCCAGGTGACGGCCGCCACGTCCGAGACGCTCGCGCACCTCGAGCTGCTGCGCTTCGAGGGCCGCGCGCTGCGCAGCGACGACGACGGCGTCGTGCGCTACCGCGCGCGCTGA
- a CDS encoding dodecin domain-containing protein: MVEKTIELTGTSTNSIEDAVGLAVSRAFQTIKGIRPEIEIDRITAVVEDGGVMAWRVRVRVNFAVQEQMHE; this comes from the coding sequence ATGGTCGAGAAGACGATCGAGCTCACCGGCACGTCCACCAACTCCATCGAGGACGCCGTCGGCCTCGCGGTGTCGCGCGCCTTCCAGACGATCAAGGGCATCCGACCCGAGATCGAGATCGACAGGATCACCGCCGTGGTCGAGGACGGCGGCGTGATGGCCTGGCGCGTGCGCGTGCGGGTCAACTTCGCGGTCCAGGAGCAGATGCACGAGTGA
- the rmuC gene encoding DNA recombination protein RmuC, with protein MEPLIGVVAVAAAAGLVVGALVSWVLARPRAVEATARLDESAKRVAALEEALGATRLRLEEADKQRAWVEADLQHERRAASEKLAVVAEAEKRLRDAFQTLSSEALRQNNQTFLEIARAQLGEFQQGAKGDLETRQQAIQALLAPMAEQLTRMDQGLRQVETNHGSINERVKALQEAEQRLLAETSALSMALRAPGVRGRWGEVQLRRVVELAGMLEHCDFEEQVTTDGDEGKLRPDLVVRLPGGHNIVIDAKAVMRAYVDAEFATDPQQRDALLAEHARLVREHLTKLASKGYRNQFQPTPEFVVMFLPGENFFRAAIERDPKLIDRGIAQRVILASPLNLIALLWGVAQAWREQQIAETAQEVCANGRELYKRIGKLAEHFDNLRRSLVRAVDCYNDAVGSLDRRVLPAARRFKELGAGTTDDLVDLEPIDRVPEAVQAPELLPLFDPSLRADDDEVPRAEAPPLRIG; from the coding sequence ATGGAGCCGCTGATCGGAGTGGTGGCGGTCGCTGCGGCGGCCGGTCTCGTGGTCGGAGCCCTGGTCTCGTGGGTGCTGGCGCGCCCGCGCGCCGTCGAGGCGACGGCGCGCCTCGACGAGAGCGCCAAGCGGGTCGCGGCCCTGGAAGAGGCGCTCGGCGCCACCCGCCTGCGCCTCGAAGAGGCCGACAAGCAGCGGGCGTGGGTCGAGGCCGACCTGCAGCACGAGCGCCGCGCCGCGAGCGAGAAGCTCGCGGTCGTGGCCGAGGCCGAGAAGCGCCTGCGCGACGCCTTCCAGACCCTGTCGTCGGAGGCCCTGCGCCAGAACAACCAGACCTTCCTCGAGATCGCACGCGCGCAGCTCGGCGAGTTCCAGCAGGGCGCCAAGGGCGACCTCGAGACGCGCCAGCAGGCGATCCAGGCGCTCCTCGCGCCCATGGCCGAGCAGCTGACCCGCATGGACCAGGGCCTGCGCCAGGTCGAGACCAACCACGGCTCGATCAACGAGCGCGTGAAGGCGCTGCAGGAGGCGGAGCAGCGCCTCCTCGCCGAGACCTCGGCGCTGTCGATGGCGCTGCGCGCACCGGGCGTGCGCGGCCGCTGGGGCGAGGTGCAGCTGCGCCGCGTGGTCGAGCTGGCGGGCATGCTCGAGCACTGCGACTTCGAGGAGCAGGTCACGACCGACGGCGACGAGGGCAAGCTGCGCCCCGATCTCGTCGTGCGGCTCCCCGGCGGCCACAACATCGTCATCGACGCCAAGGCGGTGATGCGCGCCTACGTCGACGCGGAGTTCGCCACCGACCCGCAGCAGCGCGACGCGCTGCTCGCCGAGCACGCCCGCCTGGTGCGCGAGCACCTGACCAAGCTGGCCTCGAAGGGCTACCGCAACCAGTTCCAGCCGACGCCCGAGTTCGTGGTCATGTTCCTTCCGGGCGAGAACTTCTTCCGCGCCGCCATCGAGCGCGACCCCAAGCTGATCGACCGCGGCATCGCCCAGCGCGTCATCCTGGCGAGCCCGCTGAACCTGATCGCGCTCCTCTGGGGCGTCGCGCAGGCGTGGCGCGAGCAGCAGATCGCCGAGACCGCGCAGGAGGTCTGCGCCAACGGCCGCGAGCTCTACAAGCGCATCGGCAAGCTGGCCGAGCACTTCGACAACCTGCGCCGCAGCCTGGTGCGCGCCGTCGACTGCTACAACGACGCCGTCGGCTCGCTCGACCGCCGCGTCCTGCCGGCGGCACGCCGCTTCAAGGAGCTGGGCGCCGGCACGACCGACGATCTCGTCGATCTGGAGCCGATCGACCGCGTCCCCGAAGCGGTGCAGGCGCCGGAGCTGCTGCCGCTGTTCGACCCGAGCCTGCGCGCGGACGACGACGAGGTGCCGCGCGCCGAGGCGCCGCCGCTGCGCATCGGGTGA
- a CDS encoding DUF86 domain-containing protein: protein MDALEKDRRLRWAVERGLQVAAEALFDAGAHVLAAEFRETADEYRDIPRRLAARGVLTDATARALEGLAGFRNVLVHDYADVDLERVVAGLARLGDFDAFVADVEHWLQSTTRQR, encoded by the coding sequence GTGGATGCGCTCGAGAAGGATCGGCGGCTGCGGTGGGCGGTGGAGCGCGGACTGCAAGTGGCCGCCGAAGCGCTGTTCGATGCGGGCGCACACGTTCTCGCGGCGGAGTTCCGCGAAACTGCGGATGAGTATCGCGACATTCCGCGCCGCCTCGCAGCCCGCGGCGTTCTGACCGACGCGACGGCCAGAGCCCTGGAAGGTCTCGCGGGCTTTCGCAACGTCCTCGTGCACGACTACGCCGACGTCGATCTGGAGCGGGTCGTCGCCGGCCTCGCGCGGCTCGGCGACTTCGACGCCTTCGTCGCCGACGTCGAGCATTGGCTCCAGTCGACGACGCGCCAGCGCTGA
- a CDS encoding nucleotidyltransferase domain-containing protein, which produces MPAVDDVRRVLEGLPDLRLAYVFGSVATGRDSASSDLDVAVLFADRIDSGRLDRLSERLSAAAGRPVDLVDLSKAPPLLAHQVVARGTCLVSRDRSTQASFETRTVMRFLDTRHLRSIQHRYLGERARAHHDRRA; this is translated from the coding sequence ATGCCCGCGGTCGACGATGTCCGACGCGTCCTCGAGGGGCTTCCGGACCTCCGGCTCGCGTACGTGTTCGGCTCCGTAGCGACCGGGCGTGATTCGGCCTCGAGCGATCTCGACGTCGCGGTGCTGTTCGCCGATCGCATCGATTCCGGGAGACTGGACCGTCTTTCGGAGCGGCTGTCCGCGGCGGCTGGCCGCCCGGTCGATCTTGTCGACCTGTCGAAGGCGCCTCCGCTGTTGGCGCACCAGGTCGTCGCCAGGGGCACGTGCCTCGTGAGCCGCGATCGGAGCACGCAGGCGTCCTTCGAGACGCGCACGGTGATGAGGTTCCTCGACACCAGGCATCTCCGGAGCATCCAGCACCGCTATCTCGGCGAGCGGGCACGGGCGCACCATGACCGTCGAGCCTGA